From one Rosa rugosa chromosome 4, drRosRugo1.1, whole genome shotgun sequence genomic stretch:
- the LOC133744602 gene encoding gamma-interferon-responsive lysosomal thiol protein-like: MRVMSTLEVQGHREKALNHGTDECLINTIEACTITIYPNVNRHFTFIHCVERLTLQNKHSKWADCFEMSKLGTVPIDCYNSGYGNQIETKYAKETAQLNPPHRFVPWLVVNNKPLAEDYGNFMAYICKAYKGKSPEACRSIRYKTESIGNEKSIPQVCLAEQRRNSTS; encoded by the exons ATGAGAGTTATGTCAACTTTAGAAGTACAAGGTCATAGGGAGAAAGCACTGAAC CATGGAACAGATGAATGCTTGATCAACACAATTGAGGCCTGCACCATCACCATCTATCCTAATGTG AATCGGCATTTTACATTCATCCACTGCGTTGAGAGGCTCACGTTGCAGAACAAACACAGTAAATGGGCCGATTGCTTTGAAATGTCGAAGTTGGGGACTGTACCTATCGATTGCTACAACAGTGGATATGGCAATCAG ATTGAAACAAAATATGCAAAGGAAACTGCTCAGCTTAATCCACCACATAGATTTGTGCCGTGGCTGGTTGTCAATAATAAACCACTTGCAGAG GACTACGGAAATTTTATGGCCTATATCTGTAAGGCATACAAAGGAAAATCGCCAGAAGCTTGCAGATCCATTCGCTACAAGACTGAATCaattggaaatgaaaaatcgATTCCTCAAGTTTGCCTAGCAGAACAACGAAGAAACTCTACATCTTAA